The genome window TTCTTGGGGTAACCAATGCGGTCGCTGATTGGTTGAGCTGTGGCCGCCAGTTCTGAGGGGAAGGGCACTGCACTCTGCCCATTGACCAATCACTGTCAAAAGAAGAGGGAGATCAGACGGGTAGGCAGTGATGAACTTGCCTTATCAAGATGAGTAAATTGCTAAATGTTATTGTGAGTAGATGTGCCAAATGCCACAAGACTTTACCTTGGTGGAGGCGAAGACATATCCCGATGCCCTATGACACCAGAGAAGGAGGCACTTCTCCCAGGGAGCCCAGGGGAATTCACCCATTGGCTATACAGCAAGGCACGCTCATCCCACAGCATATCATTGGCTTGGTCCATAGGAATAGGCCCTCTCTGAACCCTGTGAGCCAGTAGGAGCTCCAGGACTTGATGATGAATGCCCTCTCGGGCAACATCCAGTGCCCGGCGTCCTCTGCGATCAGACAGATCCTGATTGGCTCCGTTCAGGAGCAGGAACCGGGCGGTGTCGTAGCAACCGTGGAGGGCAGAGAGGAACAGAGCAGTCTCACCCTATCGGAGAATGGGAGTGGTATATATCAGAGAATGGGAGTGTCGAAGCAATAATATTGGAGTACCCTAAAGTTGAACCATTCTACGCAGATTTAACTGCATAGTTTCTTCGAAGTTCCTCTTCCTAAATCTTCATACAAGTATGTGAATTATCATAAAAGCAGAGGCTTCTGCTGGCCTTGGTACCTTGTTGTCCTGTAGGTCCACCGCAGCACCGTAGCGAGTGAGGGTTCTTGTCAAGGAGAGGTGGTTAACTGAGCATGCCCAGTGGAGGGCTGATCTTCCTGGGAGAGAGAGTGCATTTCAAGTGGAGGAAGGTGAGGGAAGGAAGGTGGGAGTTCagtacagaaagagagggagtaagTCAGCCAGTGAACAAACATTATACAACAGAGTCAAGCCCAAAGGGTGAAAGATGGGAAAGAGGGAGATTTTGAAAGGGAGGGAATGAGAATGAAAATGATGGTGAGGGACTAGGGAATCagcccgagagagagacagcgagatatagtgtgtgtgagagagagagagagagagagagagagagagagagagagagagagagagagagagagagagagagagagagagagagagagagagagagagagagagagagagaagagcaatgAAGGTTAATATGGTACATCCACACTGCCTGGGCACTAGGGCCCATTAACTTCTGTATCAGTTTGAGAGGGGGGCAGCAGGGGTGCTGTAGAGAGGAATGGGAAGAGTGGGAAGCAATGGAGGTTTTACCAGAACAGAAGAGAAGGGACACATGGGGAGgaccagagagagatggggtaagtTACACTGGTTACTCAACCGCTCAAAGTAATACAATATAGTAATATGTATGTTAGGCAGTGTGTTTATAAGCTCGTTATTACACCCATGGAAGCTACATAACATTTATGGACATTTGTTCCATGCAATATcgatttttaaaatacatttgcacaataatCCTCCCATGACACTCTACAGGGAAGTTCAGTTAACTTGGTTTATTTGACTGTCTAGCCTACATTTTGGTTAATAATGTACTTGGGAAATTGGGAGAGTAAAGTGATACCAGTGTGGTCTGTGTTGTTGACCGGCACCCCAGCTCGTAGCAGCTCCAGAACCACACGGTCAAGCCCACTCCGGACCGCACGAATCAGGACCACTGACCCATCTGGACCACACCATTGAACCGAAGCAGACTGGCAAAATAATGTTTGGTACGGTCAAAATAGAATACTGTACATAATAACCAGCGTTATCTAAAATTTAAATAAACATATTGAGATTTATGTAGAATACTTATGGAACTCACTTGATTGGGTGTTCTGTGATGTGGCGACGGGACAGCATTTCTCTCCCATCCTCTTGGGGGGGCTAAAAGTGGAGCTGAAAGTCAATTTAGTTACATGCTTAGTTACGTTGTGCAAACCGTAAATTATTCTGTGACAAATTAATGTGaaggaataatgaatcattttACAAGCCTATTAATATAGTATGTTAACAATGATCAGGGGGTGATCTTACGTTGTGTGGGTGATTGTGGGTGGCTCGGGGGGCTGCGGTAGTGCTTCTGCTCTTGCGTTCGGTGGTCACAGATGGACCTGTTGATGTCCTCCATAGAACTCTGGGTAAAGTCAGTGTCACTTCCAATATCCAGGTCCTTTTTCAGGGGCCTGAAATCATACGTTTATGCTCTGAATAGCTGTACTTTGTGCATACttagtggtatgactacagtatCACTAATATTGTGTAAAATAGAGGTAGTCCAACACAACAGTTTTATCTTACAGACAGAGTAAAACTTCAGTTAGGTTAAAATGACCCTAATGGAAACAACTGAAAGCCATACAACCCATTACAATGAAGCAAACTGTTATCTGATCACAGCACTGTTGATTTACTAGACTGAACATCCTCTAACTTCTCCTTCATCTTCACTCACCGCAGTCGAAGGGCATCCTCCCCCAGTGGCTCTCTGCGTCTTTTCTTCTCAGCCTCCTTTGCTTTCTTCTTCTTTATCCcattcctgtctttctctctccctgtcctgcccCTCTGCTCTCGGTGGGGTGTGTGCTGTGCCCATGCCTTGCCCACATTGGCTCCGCTGTCATTCTCAGTGACAGTGGATCTGTgcctaaccctctctcctccctccctctccgctcGTCGTCGTCTCACCCTTCTGATCACCAAGACAACCATCAAGACCAAAGCCAGTACCAGGCCCGTTGCCATGCCGATCACAGCCCATATCCATGGAGGTGTTGCTCCTGTGTGGAGATGGGGTGCAGAGATATTAGgtggtactcacacacacacacacacacacacacacacacacacacacacacacacacacacacacacacacacacacacacacacacacacacacacacacacacacacacacacacacacacacacacacacacacacagtgtaacaGGATACATACCATCATTAGTGTCCTCTTTTTCCTCAACTgggtcctcctctctccctcctatttcctccccaacccctcttacACTAATAATGGCCTTTAATTCTGGGTGAGAGGGGACCGACACACGAGTCGACGACGTAGCAGCCCGCAGGAAGTTAGCTGCTTCGATGGCGTACGGGAAACAGGTAGAAGGAAGACGGGAGCACGGCCTGTTATCCACTTGCAAGAATAGGAGAGAACTGTTTCAGAGAGATGGGGAGTGAGAACATTGATGAGATGTTAACAAAAGAGACTAGGTTAAGGTAAAAAAATTAGGGGAAGCGAAATCATAATCTCTTCATAGTTACCCATTTGAGTCATCCGAAGAAGCTTGAGCCAGCAGGTTTTCGAGCTGCTGGGGATTAAAGGTGAAGAGGTCCTTGCTGGGGTCAAGGGTCACCATGCCGCGCAGTTTGAGGGGCGTCTGCAGGAGGGTGCTGAGGGCCCAGAGAAGGGAACTGTTGGAAAATGTGCCGTGTTGCAGGGGGACGTGGGTGTGCAGGAGCAGGGTACCCTTAGCCCACAGAGGGCTGTGGTGCCTGTGACAGTCACTCCCGTCCCAGCCACAGGCGGCACTTTCACAGCCCTGGTCACAGTAAGAGTTGGCATAGTGGTCTCGGCAGTAGTGGATGTGGCCTGAACTGAGAGAGGGGATAGTTGGAAGGATGCAGAGAAAGCGTGAACCCCAGCTGAAACATCTGGATGTATACAAAAGGAAAGTGAAAGAGCAGGGTGCGTTTCATTCCAGGAAAAtgttctctcccctctgctcttaTTCACTCTCCTCACCATGAATATGAGACTACTGGGTAAGAGTAAGTCACCATATTGCTTTCACATATCCAGTCCTGTCAGATCCATGAAGGAGAGTGAACAAAGGGAAGAGGGGATGTTTAATCTTCCTGGAATGAAATGCAGCTCAGATCTCCCTGCTGCTACAGTGTCTTACTTGCAGCGTCCTTTGTCCCTCAGACAGTCGAACCCGTCTCTCAGACACTCGGGCTCGGTGCACTCTTTATCACATGACCCATCTCTAAACTTGGCCTTACACTGTCTGGACGGACACTGGGCCCAGGGGTCACCACCAGGAGACGCTGCTGCTACTTGGGGAGGAATCACaaacagacacccacacacacacacacacacacacacacacacacacacacacacacacacacacacacacacacacacacacacacacacacacacacacacacacacacacacacacacacacacacacacacacacacacacacacacacaaggttggATTCCCACTTGATACTAATGTACTAACTTAAACTgaatcactttggataaaagcatccaTTAATtacaatactgtattactgtatcaaGCAAGAACCTGTGCTTTGACCTATATTTTCAAGCTGTGTATTGTGTAGGCCTAGATGTATCTATCACCACCAAGCATTCATTGTTAACAATGCTTGGTACCGTGCCAGCCAGGCAGGCTATGAAAGGTGTGTCCTTGGCATGAACCATGAAATGGGAAATAGGAGGCCTGACACAAACAGGAAGTTTCCAGGAGAGGCGAATAGCAACAGGAAATGGAGTGGGCTGAGACTGGATGAAGGTCGGAGGTCATCACCCTGGCGATGAGGAATGTAATGGAATGGGACAATGGAGAGGCTTGGCAGGTGTGTGAGGGACAATAAAATCATAGCACAGGAGAGTTGGGATTAGACATGGTGTACTGTATAGCAGTGAACATTCAAGGAAATACAGTACAATCTTTGACTCTTATGCAAGCAAAGCACTTTTTGGTCAGTCATATCTTTAAATCAGTGACCCATTCACGCAGCATCTTATAAAGTGATGATGAAAGGATGTGAGAGCAGTATATGTCAAGTATGTCACAGTATTTTCTCCTAATGATATATCCTCAGAAATCTATAAAACATAGAAGTGAGAACATCAATGTAAAACAAAAAGTATGTTTTGTTGCTGGGTATCAAAATAAaaaaagtcgcacactccatgtataaactcccatcaatttaatgggtatttatcaacgtttcggcatcactgtgcatTCCTCAGGGTTGCTAGGAAGTACCATGTAGGACTTCCTCTCTTTAGTCGATTACCTAGTAGAGACTCTACCTCACTCTCACAGGTATCGAACATCTTATCAACAAGATAATAGCTGGAAGATGGACTCACCTCGACACCACCTGCTCAACCCCAACAGAACAGCCGTCCACAGCACCAGCATCATTGAGCCAGGCAGGTCCCAGAGAGGATGGAGACGGCAGTAGCCTACTCTCTCTCACTATCCTCCCAGCTGTACCAGTGCGGTTACTAGGTCCAATGCCTTGGCCCAGCTATGGCAGGTCCGGCAGGACTGTACTCTGCTACAGTGTTGTGGGGTATCTCTCTGGGTCTCTTCTGGAGAACGTACTGTCTCACTGCGCTCCTGACCGCGTTCACAATGGGACCATGTGAACAGTTTATATCTAAAGTGGTACACCCCAACTTCCAGTGCTGCTAccacccacctccctctctctaattATTTTTCAGAAGCACTGCGGATATGTGGACAACTTCCTGCCACTGTGTGGAAAACAATaggagcggtgtgtgtgtgtgtgtgtgtgtgtgtgtgtgtgtgtgtgtgtgtgtgtgtgtgtgtgtgtgtgtgtgtgtgtgtgtgtgtgtgtgtttgtgtgtgtgtgtgtgtgtgtgtgtgtgtgtgtgtgtgtgtgtgtgtgtgtgtgtgtgtgtgtgtgtgtgtgtgtgtgtgtgtgtgtttgtgtgtgtgtgtgtgtgtgtgtgtgtgtgtgtgtgtgtgtgtgtgtgtgtgtgtgtgtgtgtgtgtgtgtgtgtgtgtgtgtgtgtgtgtgtgtgtgtgtgtgtgtgtgtgtgtgtgtgtgtgtgtgtgtgtagtctgtttTTCTACTGATTATAATGCCTCAGGATGTAATCTTTCAAATGAACCAGGCCCTGTATTCATGAAACAATCTAGGTCCCCCCTGTTCATGCAATCATATTAATTACGttaaaaaggctaaactgatcctaaatcagtgcTCCTTCTCTGAAACacattatgaatacaggccctggagtAGGCCTGCATATGTCACTTTTTTAACTTCCCATGCAGGAGCATGCTCTCTGCATTAAAAACACATATATAATCTTATCTACTGCAAATGACAAATAAAACTATTTCAAAATCTCAAAGAAGAGATAATAACCTCCAGGAATGTGGTGGGTCTTAAAATAAACAGATGTAGCTACAGGCCCATATGTCACCTGTCTCAAATGGAAGGATGGATACAGGAACAGGAAACTAGGGGGTTCTACTTTCATTCTTAACCTCAGGACTCATCAATTATGCCAAGAAACAGTCTCACAGCAGGTGGTACAACAAAGATTGTGTGCCTTTTCAAgttttggtggggggggggggtctatttcAGGCTAAGACATACTACTTACTCGTTATCTGGGCAAAAACCTAAAATAGTTTTTTATTTATATGATGAGTTTATATATAGAAACATTAGGCTGTTGTGCATTGTCAAGGGGAATATGCAATAGATGATCATGGAAATAATGTTTcaatgatggtagtgatgatgatgattatgattaTCATCGTGTAGGTCATCAAGCTTTCCACACGATGTCGCTATTCTACATTAGATTCCTTTCAAGTTCAAAGGTGAATCAGCCAGTAAGTAATTTACCGTACAACATTTTCATATATATCAAACCCTTACACAGTAATCACCTACTCGTTTCACATAAAGTATAGCATAGTATAATTAATATAAAATCAGCATTTGCCAATGTCAAGAGGGGGCGGGTCGTTCAAAAGGGACTTTCCAAGTTATGTACTTTCGGTTTTATTATGAAGCACAATCATCAACTCGAACGTGGGGTCCTCAAGTCTATCCgcaggctgctgctgctgcataaCTAAATTAATACGAAGATTGCCCTTTATATGATATGAGTGTGTAACATAGAACATAGGCTAGATCTATTCTTAGTAGATATAGGCTATCGTTTCCCTGACATTCAGAAGAAATTGCAACCTCATTCGTAAGAGCCCACATGCAAACGTGAGTAGTCTATATTTTTAAAAAGCTTTTTAAACGTGTTATATTGTTTATTATTACAGCATGTATTGTAATGTGTTGTTACAATTCGTCATATCCATCATGAAGCCGAACTTTGAAATTCACCTAAttgaaagtgaaagtaaaaaTTTAAGCATAAGATAACAGTCGATTACACACTCTAGCACCCAATGTTGTCCCTTATTAGTCGGTCAGCTGTTTTTCATTAAATGGTCACACTCCCTCCAATATTTTCAGATAATCTATGTCCCAGAGGTTTAATTGGGATTTTGTGCGAACTAATTCCCAAATTGCCACTTTTTCCATAATATGCTATAACAGATCTATGTGCACATGTTATGTTCCATATGCTATCCCACTTAGTCCTCCTCAATTTAACCCCTGGATATGATGTTCCTCAACCTCATTATCTGTCTCTCCCATCCTCCTGTTCTAGAGCCTGTTCGGAATGCCAAAAATGAACTTCTCTCCGCTGCTCTTCCTgtgcatggatgtgtgtgtggtgcagacaGTCCGCTTGGCCcaactctcccctcttctcctccaccaTCCCCTCATCACCTTGTGGGGTGGAAGCCTGCTCCGTGCCGGCCTCCACCTCTTTCTCACCTTCACATTCCCTGGAAGTCCCCCATGGATGAGCAGCTTCGAGGGGCTCCAGAGCATAGGGGTCCTCTGCTTCCATTGCCCACTCTACATCAGCCTTCTCTGGGCATGTGGCCAGTCCATCCTGGGGCAACTATGGGGATGGCACTCCTGGCAGGGGGTGGGTGACAAGTCTATATTGCTATAATTATGTTAATATATATACCCTTTTTGTTTAAAAAATCGACAAACCAAACAGACTAAAATCACTTGTTTTTCAGGTACTTCAGGGCTACTGCGTAACAGTCGTAGCATGTTTGTACTGGACACGCTACGTCCCTTCTCTTCTTACCAAGCCCACCAAGGAACCACAGAAGAAGACTGGGGCCTCTCTAGAGAAACTGATGGGATACATGAAGCCTTATTTCATACGCTTTGGAGCCGTGCTGAGTCTTGTCGTCATCTCTTCCCTTGGTGAGATGGCTATTCCCCACTACACCGGCCGAATGACAGACTGGATTATGAATGAAGACGAGCCTGAAGCCTTTACTCACGCCATCACGGTCATGTCTCTGATTACAGTCATGAGGTATAGTACAGCATATATCAATAATTGGTGATACGATACTCTTGAGTCCTTCCAATTGATGCTCAGTGTTTGATACTACTGTTTAATTTTGAGGTTTCAAGGGTCCTAATCACTTCCACAGGGCATTTATTGTACTGATACTGTAGTAACGTGTTTATTTGCCCTCCTTCTCCCATCTCTATCGTTCAGtgctgtgtgtgagtttgtgtgtgaccTCATCTACAACATCACCATGAGTCGCATACACACCTCCATCCAGGGCCTAGTCTTCCAGTCGGTGCTGAAGCAGGAGATTGCTTTCTTTGACACGGCACAGACAGGTGAGTTACATCTCATTGcaatctacaggtaactgcctaaATAAattaaacaccaacataaagtgtcttaatagggcgttggggcACAACTAGCCGCCAGAATAGCTTCAGTGCGccctggcatagattctacaagtgtctggaactttaTTGGAGGGATTggcaccattcttccatgagaaattccataatttcttgtagggatgcaccgatatgacatttgtggccgatatccgatattttccttgccaaaaaaacccTGATACCGATAACctatatttaacattttagcagccttttaagcattctagtacagttaaatagttgaaacCAAGTGTCAtatgttcatttgttcagttagGAACAGATTGTTTAATATCTTGTAAATTAGAAAAATTAAACATCCATGAATGTATTTTATTGCACAACAGATACTCATGACACAAATATTTTAGCTGCTCCGCGTTACAAAGATGGTTAAGTTGCTGGTGGCTCTTCTTACTATCCAATCTTGACTGTATGGAGAAATTTAAATGCTTTGAAAGAAATATTGGTTTCAACTAAAATGCAGGTAATAATTTTTGATTTAACTGCTTGAAAAAATGACTGTCTCTAGGCTGTCATAAACTGCCATAAATGGCACAACTTAAACTTCAAACGTGCTcaactgacttgactagtaaaATGAGAACAAATATACAACACATCTCATCTTTCATTTaggaaataaaaacaaaaacacacaactgCTTTGTATTAAATTCAATTAAAATCTTGACCTATACCAGCCATGATAGAACAACAGAAAGCCATTGGGCTTAGTAAACATTTTTCCAGGGACTCTAGATGGCTGGGTTACAATATGTCTGCCCGTTTACAATTTTAACATTTGGGGGAGGTTTTTCTTCACAAAGAGGACCTGCTCGGCTTTGTCACAAGAGAGTCGTTTCTTTTTTCGTCTACAATGTGTGAAGCTGCACTGAAAAGGTGCTCACTGTCCACACTAGTACAGGGAGCACCAAGATACTTGCGTGCAGCTTTAGCTAGGATGGGGAAACGGTGCTTGTTACTTCTCCAGTATCCAAGTGCATCTTCATTCCTGGGAATAGTAGGTTCTGCCAGGCAAATGTTGGCCAATGTAGTAACATAAAATGAAAAtacaatgtgtctctctctctctcacacacacagccgcacacacacacaccaaaaagttattttgttggcatttacgtatatcctcattaccagtaaaacatatcaaaacctatttctttcacttacttgctgtgctgttttgttgttaatttgttcagtcgtttcattctcaaccaggatttcatcatacatgtcaagcagtgaagtttcagccctgtctgtccgtggcctcttctGTCGTGGGTCCTCTTCttcggtgcgcactgtcactgtgtccttttccatcttgtccagctttGTCGGTAACATTTCATGTAAACCCTTTTTCTTTTCTGCATCGAAGTGgtggtccttgtacctagcatcgagcatgttggcgacacagtaaagaggctcagagagaatgccaccaaatcgcttgttcacagcgtCTAGTAGAGTATTTTTGAAAGTTTTAACCCCACTGTCTGTGTCGgaagttttgttgagcaggtgtTTGCAGATGCAGTTGAagagcttatttctcgagtcagttgttcgaatggagctaaGAGTGGGTTCATGTTTTCAATGAGAGTCCACTGGTTCGTACTGATTGTTGCAGGTAACTCATAGACAGCTGCGTACATGCCAAGCACTCGTTTTTGTTCCAGCAGGCTCTCCATCAAGTAAAAAGTACTGTTCCATCTGGTGGAAACGTCTTGCTTAAGCCTTTTCGTTTTCACTCCAAGCTGCTCCTGAATTACTTGCAGGTGGCTGTATGCTAGCTGTGAGTGTTTAAAATGACCCACTATCTTCCTACCTGTTGCCACTGTGTCAGAAATGCTGCGTTGGGCCAAAACACCTTCGTTCACAGCCAGTTGCAGCGTGTGTGCCAtgcattgaaatggcagcagcgggatgagaaccagcacattcttgagcatgcaatatgGCTTTCCTCAATACAAAATCctcgtcgacccactgtgctgtcagactcagcatgctcatggggctgacgtCGCTGGTTCAAATGCCAgtcatgaagctaatagcagCGACGCCCATAGCAAGTTGCCCGTGGATGTGCgattcaacaatactgtgtaatTCCGGTAGggaaacatctgaaaaatagcatctacttggtagtgtgtaccggggctcgaggtgctcgaccagttggtggaagccaacatcatccacaacagagaacggttgattatcaagggcaatgaattccattatcttggcattAGTGGATCTCGCCTTTGAGTTATCTCGCTGAAAtcttcttactctttcaaataacTGCTTGACTTGATCTtttttttctgcttttgttcCAAGTAGTCGCTGAACGTCTGGGGGTGATGCACTTTCAAATGAGTAATTA of Salvelinus alpinus chromosome 4, SLU_Salpinus.1, whole genome shotgun sequence contains these proteins:
- the LOC139573786 gene encoding neurogenic locus notch homolog protein 1-like isoform X2; this translates as MMLVLWTAVLLGLSRWCRAAASPGGDPWAQCPSRQCKAKFRDGSCDKECTEPECLRDGFDCLRDKGRCNSGHIHYCRDHYANSYCDQGCESAACGWDGSDCHRHHSPLWAKGTLLLHTHVPLQHGTFSNSSLLWALSTLLQTPLKLRGMVTLDPSKDLFTFNPQQLENLLAQASSDDSNGSLLFLQVDNRPCSRLPSTCFPYAIEAANFLRAATSSTRVSVPSHPELKAIISVRGVGEEIGGREEDPVEEKEDTNDGATPPWIWAVIGMATGLVLALVLMVVLVIRRVRRRRAEREGGERVRHRSTVTENDSGANVGKAWAQHTPHREQRGRTGREKDRNGIKKKKAKEAEKKRRREPLGEDALRLRPLKKDLDIGSDTDFTQSSMEDINRSICDHRTQEQKHYRSPPSHPQSPTQPPLLAPPRGWERNAVPSPHHRTPNQSASVQWCGPDGSVVLIRAVRSGLDRVVLELLRAGVPVNNTDHTGRSALHWACSVNHLSLTRTLTRYGAAVDLQDNKGETALFLSALHGCYDTARFLLLNGANQDLSDRRGRRALDVAREGIHHQVLELLLAHRVQRGPIPMDQANDMLWDERALLYSQWVNSPGLPGRSASFSGVIGHRDMSSPPPSDWSMGRVQCPSPQNWRPQLNQSATALVTPRIMGRPPRPISTLQEVTSEDEDRERPLEVPRASTPHFLLPQPAPRQRSFSCTQNALQRRSSSQQPEPTYVALSEKIANEPIERVIIVPPTDAPTHSDRRSIVDSSDNPSRAAPEVEAASFKKADQKARSEKLNNHMPDSNQTAL
- the LOC139573786 gene encoding neurogenic locus notch homolog protein 1-like isoform X1 encodes the protein MMLVLWTAVLLGLSRWCRVAAASPGGDPWAQCPSRQCKAKFRDGSCDKECTEPECLRDGFDCLRDKGRCNSGHIHYCRDHYANSYCDQGCESAACGWDGSDCHRHHSPLWAKGTLLLHTHVPLQHGTFSNSSLLWALSTLLQTPLKLRGMVTLDPSKDLFTFNPQQLENLLAQASSDDSNGSLLFLQVDNRPCSRLPSTCFPYAIEAANFLRAATSSTRVSVPSHPELKAIISVRGVGEEIGGREEDPVEEKEDTNDGATPPWIWAVIGMATGLVLALVLMVVLVIRRVRRRRAEREGGERVRHRSTVTENDSGANVGKAWAQHTPHREQRGRTGREKDRNGIKKKKAKEAEKKRRREPLGEDALRLRPLKKDLDIGSDTDFTQSSMEDINRSICDHRTQEQKHYRSPPSHPQSPTQPPLLAPPRGWERNAVPSPHHRTPNQSASVQWCGPDGSVVLIRAVRSGLDRVVLELLRAGVPVNNTDHTGRSALHWACSVNHLSLTRTLTRYGAAVDLQDNKGETALFLSALHGCYDTARFLLLNGANQDLSDRRGRRALDVAREGIHHQVLELLLAHRVQRGPIPMDQANDMLWDERALLYSQWVNSPGLPGRSASFSGVIGHRDMSSPPPSDWSMGRVQCPSPQNWRPQLNQSATALVTPRIMGRPPRPISTLQEVTSEDEDRERPLEVPRASTPHFLLPQPAPRQRSFSCTQNALQRRSSSQQPEPTYVALSEKIANEPIERVIIVPPTDAPTHSDRRSIVDSSDNPSRAAPEVEAASFKKADQKARSEKLNNHMPDSNQTAL
- the LOC139573786 gene encoding neurogenic locus notch homolog protein 1-like isoform X3, with protein sequence MMLVLWTAVLLGLSRWCRVAAASPGGDPWAQCPSRQCKAKFRDGSCDKECTEPECLRDGFDCLRDKGRCNSGHIHYCRDHYANSYCDQGCESAACGWDGSDCHRHHSPLWAKGTLLLHTHVPLQHGTFSNSSLLWALSTLLQTPLKLRGMVTLDPSKDLFTFNPQQLENLLAQASSDDSNGSLLFLQVDNRPCSRLPSTCFPYAIEAANFLRAATSSTRVSVPSHPELKAIISVRGVGEEIGGREEDPVEEKEDTNDGATPPWIWAVIGMATGLVLALVLMVVLVIRRVRRRRAEREGGERVRHRSTVTENDSGANVGKAWAQHTPHREQRGRTGREKDRNGIKKKKAKEAEKKRRREPLGEDALRLRPLKKDLDIGSDTDFTQSSMEDINRSICDHRTQEQKHYRSPPSHPQSPTQPPPRGWERNAVPSPHHRTPNQSASVQWCGPDGSVVLIRAVRSGLDRVVLELLRAGVPVNNTDHTGRSALHWACSVNHLSLTRTLTRYGAAVDLQDNKGETALFLSALHGCYDTARFLLLNGANQDLSDRRGRRALDVAREGIHHQVLELLLAHRVQRGPIPMDQANDMLWDERALLYSQWVNSPGLPGRSASFSGVIGHRDMSSPPPSDWSMGRVQCPSPQNWRPQLNQSATALVTPRIMGRPPRPISTLQEVTSEDEDRERPLEVPRASTPHFLLPQPAPRQRSFSCTQNALQRRSSSQQPEPTYVALSEKIANEPIERVIIVPPTDAPTHSDRRSIVDSSDNPSRAAPEVEAASFKKADQKARSEKLNNHMPDSNQTAL